One region of Euzebya rosea genomic DNA includes:
- the ruvB gene encoding Holliday junction branch migration DNA helicase RuvB: MSDDHGLDNEVIDPYAQDEDLDLETSLRPRHLGEFVGQQRIKDQLGLILAGAQRRGASADHLLFSGPPGLGKTSLAHIVATEMQAALRATSGPALERPGDLAAILTNLEKGDVLFLDEIHRLPRAVEEILYPAMEDFVLDIVVGKGPAAKAFRLPLPPFTLVGATTRTGLLTGPLRDRFGFATRLEFYDPGDLRRIVSRSATLLDVPMDAAGALEIARRSRGTPRIANRLLKRVRDYAEVKGDGTVNHATASAALEMFEVDPAGLDKLDRMVLDKLCRDFGGGPVGLGTLAVAVGEQPDTLEDVVEPFLIQKGMLARTPRGRVATAAAFGHLDLPFTLDRTPGAGPSLFD, from the coding sequence ATGAGCGACGATCACGGCCTCGACAACGAGGTCATCGACCCCTACGCCCAGGACGAGGACCTCGACCTCGAGACCAGCCTGCGGCCACGCCACCTCGGCGAGTTCGTTGGCCAGCAACGCATCAAGGACCAGCTCGGCCTGATCCTCGCCGGAGCCCAGCGACGTGGGGCCTCTGCCGACCACCTGCTGTTCTCCGGCCCGCCGGGCCTCGGCAAGACCTCCCTCGCCCACATCGTGGCCACCGAGATGCAGGCGGCGCTGCGGGCCACGTCCGGTCCGGCGCTGGAACGCCCCGGCGACCTCGCGGCGATCCTGACCAACCTCGAGAAGGGCGACGTGCTCTTCCTCGACGAGATCCACCGCCTGCCACGCGCCGTGGAGGAGATCCTCTACCCGGCCATGGAGGACTTCGTCCTGGACATCGTGGTCGGCAAGGGCCCGGCCGCAAAGGCCTTCCGGCTGCCGCTGCCGCCCTTCACCCTCGTCGGCGCCACCACCCGCACCGGCCTGCTGACCGGCCCGCTGCGCGACCGCTTCGGCTTCGCGACCCGCCTGGAGTTCTACGACCCCGGTGACCTGCGACGGATCGTGTCCCGCTCCGCCACGCTGCTCGACGTCCCCATGGACGCCGCCGGCGCCCTGGAGATCGCCCGCCGCAGCCGCGGCACCCCCCGCATCGCCAACCGCCTGCTGAAGCGCGTCCGCGACTACGCCGAGGTCAAGGGCGACGGGACGGTGAACCACGCGACCGCGTCGGCTGCCCTGGAGATGTTCGAGGTCGACCCGGCCGGCCTGGACAAGCTCGACCGCATGGTGCTGGACAAGCTGTGCCGCGACTTCGGCGGCGGCCCGGTGGGCCTCGGCACCCTCGCCGTCGCGGTCGGGGAGCAGCCCGACACCCTCGAGGACGTCGTCGAACCGTTCCTCATCCAGAAGGGCATGCTCGCCCGCACGCCCCGCGGCCGGGTGGCCACCGCGGCCGCCTTCGGGCACCTCGACCTGCCCTTCACGCTGGACCGCACCCCCGGGGCCGGCCCCTCCCTGTTCGACTGA
- the secF gene encoding protein translocase subunit SecF, whose amino-acid sequence MSDDITTTDRQEDRDTGLARLLTGQANVDFIGRSRQFGLITLALIVISLAALGIRGLNFSIEFTGGSSFVEEGATQEFTVDDIEAALSDLGVTGAIVQIVADGEGAQVSTPAISEISGVDDLEVAAAIEELTGGDVSVSTIGPRWGDAVTEQAVRGLIVFLVLVIAYITFRFEWRMAVSAVLTLLHDVIITVGLYALIGFTVSPSTVIAILTILGYSLYDTVVVFDRITEDSEKLTSVSTVSYGQLANNALNNVLVRSLSTSITSVLPVASLLFVGANLLGAATLSDLALALFIGMTVGTYSSIIIATPMLVWLKEKDPKFAELKERAARAT is encoded by the coding sequence GTGAGCGACGACATCACCACCACCGACCGCCAGGAGGACCGGGACACCGGCCTCGCACGGCTGCTGACCGGGCAGGCGAACGTCGACTTCATCGGTCGTTCGCGCCAGTTCGGCCTGATCACCCTCGCGCTGATCGTGATCAGCCTGGCCGCCCTCGGCATCCGCGGGCTGAACTTCTCCATCGAGTTCACCGGCGGGTCCTCCTTCGTGGAGGAGGGGGCCACCCAGGAGTTCACCGTCGACGACATCGAGGCGGCGCTGAGCGACCTCGGCGTCACCGGCGCGATCGTGCAGATCGTCGCCGACGGCGAGGGTGCCCAGGTGTCCACGCCGGCGATCTCGGAGATCTCCGGCGTCGACGACCTCGAGGTCGCGGCTGCCATCGAGGAGCTGACCGGCGGCGACGTGAGCGTCTCCACCATCGGCCCCCGCTGGGGTGACGCGGTCACCGAGCAGGCCGTCCGCGGCCTCATCGTGTTCCTCGTCCTGGTCATCGCCTACATCACGTTCCGCTTCGAGTGGCGCATGGCCGTCTCCGCGGTGCTCACCCTGCTGCACGACGTGATCATCACGGTCGGCCTGTACGCGCTGATCGGCTTCACGGTCTCGCCGTCGACGGTCATCGCCATCCTGACGATCCTCGGGTACTCGCTCTACGACACCGTCGTGGTGTTCGACCGCATCACCGAGGACAGCGAGAAGCTGACGTCGGTGTCGACGGTGTCCTACGGCCAGCTGGCCAACAACGCCCTGAACAACGTCCTGGTCCGGTCCTTGTCGACGTCCATCACGTCGGTGCTGCCGGTCGCCTCGCTGCTGTTCGTCGGCGCCAACCTGCTGGGCGCGGCCACGCTGTCGGACCTGGCCCTCGCGCTGTTCATCGGCATGACGGTCGGTACCTACTCCTCCATCATCATCGCCACCCCGATGCTGGTGTGGCTGAAGGAGAAGGACCCCAAGTTCGCCGAGCTCAAGGAACGCGCCGCCCGCGCCACCTGA
- the ruvA gene encoding Holliday junction branch migration protein RuvA has protein sequence MIALLRGTVAHLEPGRVVLDVGGVGYLVRVPSGARLGGVGTELVLHTHLAVREDAMDLYGFPGVGDRDLFQLLLSVSGVGPKLALAAVDTLGADGIRAAVIAEDVTGLTAIPGVGKKGAQRLVLELRSKVGMLPSASPSGNGLPAAAAADDPRSEARQALSALGYGAAEVEHALRGVPADEPAEVQIRGALRGLG, from the coding sequence GTGATCGCCCTCCTCCGGGGCACCGTCGCCCACCTCGAACCCGGCCGCGTCGTCCTCGACGTCGGCGGCGTCGGCTACCTCGTCCGCGTGCCCTCCGGCGCCCGGCTCGGGGGAGTGGGCACCGAGCTCGTCCTGCACACCCACCTCGCCGTGCGCGAGGACGCCATGGACCTCTACGGCTTCCCGGGCGTCGGCGACCGTGACCTGTTCCAGCTGCTCCTGTCGGTCTCCGGGGTCGGCCCGAAGCTGGCGCTCGCCGCCGTCGACACGCTCGGCGCCGACGGGATCCGCGCCGCCGTCATCGCCGAGGACGTCACCGGCCTGACCGCCATCCCCGGCGTCGGCAAGAAGGGCGCCCAGCGCCTCGTGCTCGAGCTGCGCAGCAAGGTCGGCATGCTCCCCTCCGCCAGCCCATCGGGCAACGGCCTGCCGGCCGCGGCCGCCGCCGACGACCCGCGCAGCGAGGCCCGCCAGGCCCTCTCGGCGCTCGGCTACGGGGCCGCCGAGGTCGAGCACGCCCTCCGTGGCGTCCCCGCCGACGAACCAGCCGAGGTCCAGATCCGCGGGGCCCTGCGAGGCCTCGGATGA
- a CDS encoding crossover junction endodeoxyribonuclease RuvC — MFDPSTAAVRVLGVDPGLSRCGVAVLDGPAQRATLVRAEVVRTPPHQPLGDRLAAIHAAIESAVTTDRPSALAVERVFINNQARTGVGAIQVVGLVHLVGARHGLGVTELTPSQVKAAVTGFGDADKDQVTFMVQRMLGLAKPPRPADKADALAVALCHLQQAAMPTAGPTAGSPGQPGRPDTAGLPPRLAAALAKAGPGLQAVRPTTDPRARR; from the coding sequence ATGTTCGACCCCTCGACCGCCGCCGTTCGTGTGCTCGGCGTGGACCCCGGCCTGTCGCGCTGCGGCGTGGCCGTCCTCGACGGGCCGGCCCAGCGGGCCACGCTCGTCCGGGCCGAGGTCGTCCGGACCCCACCGCACCAGCCGCTCGGCGACCGGCTGGCGGCCATCCACGCGGCGATCGAGTCCGCCGTGACCACCGACCGGCCGAGCGCCCTGGCCGTCGAACGGGTCTTCATCAACAACCAGGCCCGCACCGGCGTCGGTGCCATCCAGGTCGTCGGCCTGGTGCACCTCGTCGGGGCCCGCCACGGCCTGGGGGTCACCGAGCTGACCCCGTCGCAGGTCAAGGCCGCGGTCACCGGGTTCGGTGACGCCGACAAGGACCAGGTCACGTTCATGGTCCAGCGGATGCTCGGCCTGGCCAAGCCGCCCAGACCCGCCGACAAGGCCGACGCCCTGGCCGTGGCCCTCTGCCACCTCCAGCAGGCCGCCATGCCCACCGCCGGGCCGACCGCCGGGTCCCCCGGCCAACCGGGCCGACCCGACACCGCCGGCCTTCCCCCGCGGCTGGCCGCCGCGCTGGCCAAGGCTGGACCGGGCCTGCAGGCCGTGCGCCCCACCACCGACCCGCGGGCACGCCGATGA
- a CDS encoding adenine phosphoribosyltransferase, protein MDFDALIRDIPDFPSEGIVFKDITPLLDDPEGFGAAIEALAAPYEGRVDRVIGIEARGFILAAPIALRLGAGFVPVRKAGKLPAATIEQAYALEYGTATIEMHADALAEGDRVLVVDDVLATGGTAEAAVALVTRSGATVAGLSFLIELDFLDGRTKLAGHDITTLLHY, encoded by the coding sequence ATGGACTTCGACGCCCTGATCCGCGACATCCCAGATTTTCCCTCCGAGGGCATCGTCTTCAAGGACATCACGCCGCTGCTGGACGACCCCGAGGGATTCGGGGCGGCCATCGAGGCGTTGGCCGCCCCCTACGAGGGGAGGGTCGACCGGGTGATCGGCATCGAGGCGCGTGGGTTCATCCTGGCCGCCCCCATCGCGCTCCGCCTCGGTGCCGGGTTCGTGCCGGTCCGCAAGGCGGGCAAGCTGCCGGCCGCCACGATCGAGCAGGCCTACGCCCTGGAGTACGGCACGGCGACGATCGAGATGCACGCCGACGCACTGGCCGAGGGGGACCGGGTCCTCGTTGTCGACGACGTCCTGGCCACCGGGGGCACCGCCGAGGCGGCCGTCGCGCTCGTCACCCGGTCCGGTGCGACCGTGGCCGGTCTGTCGTTCCTCATCGAGCTGGACTTCCTCGACGGCCGCACCAAGCTCGCCGGCCACGACATCACGACGTTGCTCCATTACTGA
- a CDS encoding MBL fold metallo-hydrolase, protein MASDTTFVDVLTLGIWQANCYIVGDSERGTAFVVDPGQDGEGPVTKALAARGVTCEAILLTHAHLDHLWSAPELARSLDVGVRMHEEDRWLWDEPGAGIGAAPGNLEAQFGLVWDPPHERLETFRDDHTMTIAGMQVDVRHTPGHTPGSSVFITEDLGDAPVMISGDLIFAGSVGRTDFLRGSWEEEARSIHRVVLPQPDDMRIVSGHGPETTVGAERRQNPFVHQIMADLGSPEPVMKQRRGL, encoded by the coding sequence ATGGCTTCCGACACCACCTTCGTCGACGTGCTCACCCTCGGCATCTGGCAGGCCAACTGCTACATCGTCGGTGACTCCGAACGCGGGACCGCGTTCGTGGTCGACCCCGGACAGGACGGGGAGGGGCCGGTCACCAAGGCCCTCGCCGCCCGCGGGGTGACCTGCGAGGCGATCCTGCTGACCCACGCCCACCTCGACCACCTGTGGTCGGCGCCGGAGCTGGCGCGCAGCCTGGACGTCGGCGTGCGCATGCACGAGGAGGACCGCTGGCTGTGGGACGAGCCGGGCGCCGGCATCGGCGCGGCGCCGGGCAACCTCGAGGCCCAGTTCGGCCTGGTCTGGGACCCGCCGCACGAGCGGCTGGAGACCTTCCGCGACGACCACACCATGACCATCGCCGGCATGCAGGTCGACGTGCGCCACACCCCCGGCCACACACCCGGGTCGTCGGTCTTCATCACCGAGGACCTCGGCGACGCCCCGGTCATGATCTCCGGAGACCTGATCTTCGCCGGGTCCGTGGGCCGTACCGACTTCCTGCGCGGGTCGTGGGAGGAGGAGGCCCGGTCCATCCACCGGGTCGTCCTGCCCCAGCCCGACGACATGCGCATCGTCTCGGGCCACGGCCCCGAGACCACCGTCGGCGCCGAGCGGCGCCAGAACCCGTTCGTGCACCAGATCATGGCGGATCTGGGCAGCCCGGAACCGGTCATGAAGCAGAGGCGTGGACTGTGA
- a CDS encoding FAD-binding oxidoreductase, with translation MLTDPLAGLAGELDDGLLVTDPQVVAAHAGDQVPGLHVGAPLALARPRTTEDVATVLRWASANGVAVVPRGAGSGLAGAANAVDGAIVLSLAAMDRVLEVNPADRYVVVQPGVVTADVDAVARSHGLSYPPDPASKDFSTIGGNIATNAGGLCCVKYGVTSDFVLALEVVLADGSVVRTGHRTRKGVAGYDLTHLMVGSEGTLGVVTEATLRLVPAPLAAATLVAFFPTLESAGHAVATIAADGLAPSLLEIMDAATIRVVDEAHRMDLDRDAAALVLAQCDTGARAAEDIAALASRCEAAGAAFVASTDDPAEGEALLAARRAAYPSLERLGTTLLDDVCVPVSALPAAIAAIEAIAERYELLIGTFGHAGDGNLHPTIVHDASSADRAAKAFDDILTAALELGGTITGEHGVGRLKAHRLVDELGSAGIRLQHAVKAAFDPAGILNPGAVLPPLP, from the coding sequence TTGCTGACCGATCCGCTCGCCGGCCTGGCCGGCGAGCTCGACGACGGCCTGCTGGTCACCGACCCGCAGGTCGTCGCCGCCCATGCGGGGGACCAGGTCCCCGGGCTGCACGTCGGAGCGCCCCTCGCGCTGGCCCGACCTCGGACCACCGAGGACGTCGCGACGGTGCTGCGCTGGGCGTCGGCCAACGGGGTGGCCGTCGTGCCACGGGGTGCGGGCAGCGGACTGGCCGGAGCGGCCAACGCCGTGGACGGGGCGATCGTGCTGTCCCTGGCCGCCATGGACCGTGTGCTGGAGGTCAACCCGGCCGACCGCTACGTCGTGGTCCAGCCCGGTGTGGTCACCGCCGACGTCGACGCCGTCGCCCGCTCCCACGGGCTGAGCTACCCGCCGGATCCCGCCAGCAAGGACTTCTCCACCATCGGCGGCAACATCGCGACCAACGCCGGCGGGCTGTGCTGCGTCAAGTACGGGGTGACGTCGGACTTCGTGCTGGCACTGGAGGTCGTGCTGGCCGACGGCTCGGTCGTGCGGACCGGCCACCGCACCCGCAAGGGCGTGGCCGGCTACGACCTGACCCACCTGATGGTCGGCTCGGAGGGCACCCTTGGCGTGGTGACCGAGGCCACGCTGCGCCTCGTCCCCGCTCCGCTTGCCGCGGCGACGCTGGTGGCGTTCTTCCCCACGCTGGAGTCCGCGGGACACGCCGTCGCCACGATCGCCGCCGACGGCCTGGCCCCCTCCCTCCTGGAGATCATGGACGCGGCCACGATCAGGGTGGTCGACGAGGCGCACCGCATGGACCTCGACCGCGACGCCGCCGCGCTCGTGCTGGCCCAGTGCGACACCGGCGCCCGGGCGGCCGAGGACATCGCCGCGCTGGCGTCGCGCTGCGAGGCGGCGGGGGCCGCCTTCGTCGCTTCCACCGACGACCCCGCGGAGGGTGAGGCCCTGCTGGCCGCCCGGCGGGCTGCCTATCCGTCGCTGGAGCGGCTGGGCACGACCCTCCTCGACGACGTCTGCGTTCCCGTCAGCGCCCTGCCGGCCGCCATCGCCGCCATCGAGGCCATCGCCGAGCGGTACGAGCTGCTGATCGGCACGTTCGGCCATGCCGGCGACGGCAACCTGCACCCCACGATCGTGCACGACGCGTCCTCCGCCGACCGGGCCGCCAAGGCCTTCGACGACATCCTGACCGCGGCGCTGGAGCTCGGCGGCACGATCACCGGCGAGCACGGGGTCGGCCGCCTCAAGGCACACCGCCTGGTCGACGAGCTCGGCTCCGCCGGCATCCGCCTGCAGCACGCCGTCAAGGCCGCCTTCGACCCCGCCGGCATCCTCAACCCCGGCGCCGTCCTCCCGCCCCTCCCGTAG
- a CDS encoding RelA/SpoT family protein, with amino-acid sequence MTADGGALPVPAGDIPQGSRAARRQSGVRAVLARLPFGDLGTQIPEPVQPLVQALKRSSSRVDLKLILRAYEVADAAHSGQKRKSGEPYIIHPIGVAEILADLGADTATMCAALLHDVVEDTEWTLDDLRNEFGDAAAALVDGVTKLERVAVQSKEEQQAESLRKMLLAMADDYRVLLIKLADRLHNMRTIHHMPRHKQEEKAAETLSIYAPLAHRLGMQQFKWELEDRSFQCMHPKRYDEIKAMVAERQPGRDVYIQQVLADVTERLRAVKIRAQVTGRQKHYWSIYEKMVVRGKEFDEIYDLVGIRVIVDSVKDCYAALGTLHAVWRPVPGRFKDYIAMPKFNLYQSLHTTVVGPGGKTMEVQIRTHSMHRTAEFGVAAHWRYKETNRAAGEGGGDAQWLEHMLDMESSTRDSPGEFMRGVTLDLYADEVFVFTPDGDIRQLPRGSTPVDFAYAIHTEVGHRTIGARVNDRLVPLEYELRNGETVEVLLSSSKDSGPSRDWLEFVGSSRARSKIRAWFSRERREDAIDRGREDLRKALSKSGRGWKRLIRSPELMEVAQNHNYADFDSLYRAIGDGHITAKAIAQQLGQKLAEAEAPPIADDDEDAYSAPAVVEEAPRRSSEAVIVEGIDDVLVTLARCCTPVPRDDIMGFVTRGRGISVHRTDCPNAASLRAQDDRLVEVRWNTQTPATFRVTVDVEALDRKHLLRDITTVLGDEHVNILSANVTTKRDRIALLRFTFELADITHFDHVIRQVKRVESVYDAYRVIPRAAGGGRVSEDQ; translated from the coding sequence GTGACCGCCGACGGCGGGGCGTTGCCCGTCCCCGCCGGTGACATCCCGCAGGGATCCCGCGCCGCCCGTCGCCAGTCGGGGGTCCGCGCCGTGCTCGCCCGCCTGCCGTTCGGCGACCTGGGCACACAGATCCCCGAGCCGGTCCAGCCGCTGGTCCAGGCGCTCAAGCGGTCCTCCTCGAGGGTCGACCTCAAGCTGATCCTGAGGGCCTACGAGGTCGCCGACGCCGCCCACTCGGGGCAGAAGCGCAAGTCCGGCGAGCCCTACATCATCCACCCGATCGGGGTGGCGGAGATCCTGGCCGACCTCGGGGCAGACACCGCCACCATGTGTGCGGCCCTCCTGCACGACGTGGTCGAGGACACCGAGTGGACCCTCGACGACCTGCGCAACGAGTTCGGTGACGCCGCCGCCGCGCTGGTCGACGGGGTCACCAAGCTCGAGCGCGTCGCGGTGCAGTCCAAGGAGGAACAGCAGGCCGAGTCGCTGCGCAAGATGTTGCTGGCGATGGCCGACGACTACCGCGTCCTGCTGATCAAGCTGGCCGACCGCCTGCACAACATGCGGACGATCCACCACATGCCGCGGCACAAGCAGGAGGAGAAGGCCGCCGAGACCCTCTCCATCTACGCCCCGCTGGCCCATCGGCTGGGCATGCAGCAGTTCAAGTGGGAGCTGGAGGACCGGTCCTTCCAGTGCATGCATCCCAAGCGGTACGACGAGATCAAGGCGATGGTGGCCGAGCGGCAGCCCGGCCGTGACGTCTACATCCAGCAGGTCCTCGCCGACGTCACCGAGCGGCTGCGGGCCGTGAAGATCCGCGCCCAGGTCACCGGCCGGCAGAAGCACTACTGGTCCATCTACGAGAAGATGGTCGTCCGCGGCAAGGAGTTCGACGAGATCTACGACCTGGTGGGCATCCGGGTCATCGTGGACTCCGTGAAGGACTGCTACGCCGCGCTCGGCACCCTCCATGCGGTCTGGCGCCCGGTTCCCGGGCGGTTCAAGGACTACATCGCCATGCCGAAGTTCAACCTCTACCAGTCGTTGCACACGACGGTGGTCGGTCCCGGCGGCAAGACGATGGAGGTGCAGATCCGCACCCACTCCATGCACCGCACCGCCGAGTTCGGTGTCGCGGCCCACTGGCGCTACAAGGAGACCAACCGCGCCGCGGGGGAAGGGGGCGGCGACGCCCAGTGGCTGGAGCACATGCTGGACATGGAGTCCTCCACCCGCGACTCACCGGGCGAGTTCATGCGCGGGGTCACCCTCGACCTGTACGCCGACGAGGTGTTCGTCTTCACCCCCGACGGCGACATCCGGCAGCTGCCCCGTGGGTCGACGCCCGTGGACTTCGCCTACGCCATCCACACCGAGGTCGGCCACCGCACCATCGGCGCCCGGGTGAACGACCGCCTCGTGCCCCTGGAGTACGAGCTGCGCAACGGCGAGACCGTCGAGGTGCTGCTGTCGTCGTCCAAGGACTCCGGCCCGTCGCGTGACTGGCTGGAGTTCGTCGGCTCGTCCCGGGCCCGCTCCAAGATCCGGGCGTGGTTCAGCCGCGAACGGCGCGAGGACGCGATCGATCGGGGTCGTGAGGACCTGCGCAAGGCGCTGTCGAAGTCCGGAAGGGGCTGGAAGCGGCTGATCCGCTCGCCCGAGCTGATGGAGGTCGCGCAGAACCACAACTACGCCGACTTCGACTCCCTCTACCGGGCCATCGGCGACGGGCACATCACCGCCAAGGCCATCGCCCAGCAGCTCGGGCAGAAGCTGGCGGAGGCGGAGGCACCGCCGATCGCCGACGACGACGAGGACGCCTACTCCGCGCCCGCCGTGGTCGAGGAAGCTCCCCGGCGGTCCAGCGAGGCCGTCATCGTCGAGGGCATCGACGACGTGCTGGTCACCCTCGCCCGCTGCTGCACGCCGGTGCCACGCGACGACATCATGGGCTTCGTGACCCGGGGGAGGGGCATCAGCGTCCACCGCACCGACTGCCCCAACGCCGCGTCGCTGCGGGCGCAGGACGACCGGCTGGTCGAGGTCCGCTGGAACACCCAGACCCCCGCGACGTTCCGCGTGACCGTCGACGTCGAGGCGCTGGACCGCAAGCACCTGCTCCGCGACATCACCACCGTGCTCGGCGACGAACACGTCAACATCCTGTCGGCCAACGTCACCACCAAGCGCGACCGGATCGCCCTGCTGCGGTTCACCTTCGAGCTGGCCGACATCACCCACTTCGACCACGTCATCCGCCAGGTCAAGCGGGTGGAGAGCGTCTACGACGCCTACCGCGTCATCCCTCGCGCCGCCGGTGGCGGACGGGTGTCCGAGGACCAGTAG
- the secD gene encoding protein translocase subunit SecD, with protein MSRGRLITLIVIYAVALAAVWGWIAVAGLEPRLGLDLQGGVSANLIPAEGQGEIDDEILDQTVATIRERVDALGVAEPDIARQGDTIQVQLPGVADQEQAREIIGRTAQLQFRQVLEVLPPDTSELSETATATAGSTCDERSDTAIPPADEEVVLCLRTYDPVDPDVELPRSEWNRLRMGPVAVSGANLTDASAQLIPQQIVEQWIVEMEFDDEGADAFAEVTGNLACLQGVQRQLAIVLDSIVEQAPPVSQDVACGQGIQGGSAVVNTVGENDAKDLALVLKAGALPIQLDFGTFQTISPTLGRDSLDAGLLAGLIGLVLVALYLIALYRGMGAAAVIELIFFGITVFGLIIVLGEVIGFTLTLAGIAGVIVSIGIAADSSIIYRERYRDEVRAGRTIRTAADHAFTKAFRTNLTGNTVSFLAAVVLYLLAVGPVRGFAFTLGLSTLIDTLLFATFTRGVFGLVARSPKLVNAPFMGLRAGVTSEQLALSANVGSGRKGRKNGKKGRK; from the coding sequence GTGTCACGAGGACGCCTGATCACGCTGATCGTCATCTACGCCGTCGCACTCGCGGCGGTGTGGGGATGGATCGCCGTCGCCGGGCTCGAACCGCGTCTGGGCCTGGACCTGCAGGGTGGCGTCAGCGCCAACCTGATCCCGGCCGAAGGACAGGGCGAGATCGACGACGAGATCCTTGACCAGACCGTCGCCACCATCCGCGAGCGCGTCGACGCGCTGGGTGTTGCCGAGCCCGACATCGCCCGCCAGGGCGACACCATCCAGGTGCAGCTGCCGGGTGTGGCCGACCAGGAGCAGGCCCGGGAGATCATCGGCCGCACCGCCCAGCTGCAGTTCCGCCAGGTGCTGGAGGTGCTGCCGCCCGACACCTCCGAGCTGAGCGAGACGGCCACTGCCACCGCCGGGTCGACCTGCGACGAGCGGTCCGACACGGCGATCCCGCCGGCCGACGAGGAGGTCGTGCTGTGCCTGCGCACCTACGACCCCGTCGACCCCGACGTCGAGCTGCCCCGGTCGGAGTGGAACCGCCTGCGCATGGGCCCGGTCGCCGTCTCGGGTGCCAACCTGACCGACGCGTCCGCCCAGCTGATCCCGCAGCAGATCGTCGAGCAGTGGATCGTGGAGATGGAGTTCGACGACGAGGGCGCCGACGCCTTCGCCGAGGTCACCGGCAACCTCGCCTGCCTGCAGGGTGTCCAGCGGCAGCTGGCCATCGTGCTGGACTCCATCGTCGAGCAGGCCCCGCCGGTCAGCCAGGACGTGGCCTGTGGCCAGGGCATCCAGGGCGGTTCGGCCGTCGTCAACACCGTCGGCGAGAACGACGCCAAGGACCTGGCGCTCGTGCTCAAGGCCGGTGCGCTGCCCATCCAGCTGGACTTCGGCACCTTCCAGACGATCTCTCCGACCCTCGGTCGTGACTCGCTGGACGCCGGCCTGCTGGCCGGCCTGATCGGCCTCGTCCTCGTGGCCCTGTACCTGATCGCGCTGTACCGCGGCATGGGTGCGGCTGCGGTGATCGAGCTGATCTTCTTCGGCATCACCGTGTTCGGCCTGATCATCGTCCTCGGCGAGGTCATCGGCTTCACCCTGACCCTGGCCGGTATCGCCGGTGTCATCGTCTCCATCGGCATCGCGGCGGACTCCTCCATCATCTACCGCGAGCGGTACCGCGACGAGGTCCGCGCCGGACGCACCATCCGCACCGCCGCCGACCACGCCTTCACCAAGGCGTTCCGCACCAACCTGACCGGCAACACCGTCAGCTTCCTCGCAGCCGTCGTGCTGTACCTGCTGGCGGTCGGCCCGGTCCGTGGGTTCGCGTTCACGCTGGGCCTGTCGACGCTGATCGACACCCTGCTGTTCGCCACGTTCACCCGCGGGGTGTTCGGGCTCGTCGCCCGCAGCCCCAAGCTGGTCAACGCACCCTTCATGGGGCTGCGTGCCGGCGTCACCAGTGAGCAGCTGGCCCTCTCGGCCAACGTCGGATCCGGCCGCAAGGGTCGCAAGAACGGGAAGAAGGGTCGCAAGTGA
- the yajC gene encoding preprotein translocase subunit YajC — translation MNLLIDVPVLAETGAAATGSPIGALLPFLLIGAAFYFLIIRPQRKRQAEQQAMLRRVSEGDEIVTIGGFHGRIVALEEDTMELELAPGVIVTMARTAISRALTEPAPITFDDDDDLDEFDDDEFDFDNDDDIVMGDADGDNDTNRDA, via the coding sequence ATGAACCTGCTTATCGACGTTCCCGTGCTCGCCGAGACCGGCGCAGCTGCCACGGGCAGCCCCATCGGCGCCCTCCTGCCGTTCCTGCTCATCGGCGCGGCCTTCTACTTCCTCATCATCCGCCCCCAGCGCAAGCGCCAGGCCGAGCAGCAGGCCATGCTCCGCCGGGTCTCCGAAGGGGACGAGATCGTCACGATCGGCGGCTTCCACGGCCGCATCGTGGCCCTCGAGGAGGACACGATGGAGCTGGAGCTTGCCCCCGGCGTCATCGTCACGATGGCCCGCACCGCCATCTCCCGGGCGCTGACCGAGCCGGCTCCCATCACCTTCGACGACGATGACGACCTCGACGAGTTCGACGACGACGAGTTCGACTTCGACAACGACGACGACATCGTCATGGGTGACGCGGACGGCGACAACGACACCAACCGCGACGCCTGA